One genomic segment of Catalinimonas alkaloidigena includes these proteins:
- a CDS encoding carboxypeptidase-like regulatory domain-containing protein: MCFQPTFLLIIASGLCYGQAASVSGSVYSENGEAIPGVYVQLNGKQATVTDEKGLFSFKNLKSDEYAIVASCVGFQAMQKTIQLKQGEALMVKFILKDDITQLNEVTVRGKSEARELRESTTSVTVLETRKLYAQSNTTSDVIKQISGVNVRQTGGFGSDAEVYINGMSGKQQILFSVKAIGEA, from the coding sequence ATGTGTTTCCAACCAACCTTCCTCTTAATCATTGCCAGTGGCTTATGTTATGGGCAAGCTGCCTCTGTATCCGGGAGTGTGTATTCAGAAAATGGAGAAGCGATACCCGGGGTTTACGTTCAACTCAATGGTAAGCAAGCTACAGTTACCGATGAAAAGGGGCTGTTCAGCTTCAAAAACCTAAAATCCGACGAGTATGCTATCGTAGCCTCCTGTGTGGGGTTCCAGGCAATGCAGAAAACCATTCAGCTAAAACAAGGGGAAGCCTTGATGGTCAAATTTATCCTTAAAGATGATATTACACAGTTGAATGAGGTGACCGTTAGGGGGAAATCAGAAGCTCGTGAATTAAGAGAGAGTACGACAAGTGTTACAGTGCTTGAGACCAGGAAGCTCTACGCTCAGAGTAATACTACCAGCGATGTGATCAAGCAAATTTCCGGAGTGAACGTCCGTCAAACCGGTGGTTTTGGGAGCGATGCGGAAGTGTATATTAACGGGATGTCAGGAAAACAGCAAATACTTTTTTCGGTCA
- a CDS encoding ABC transporter permease: protein MNITKLSVKNMLSKPLSTSMSLILLTLGVGMISLLIQINHHIEEQMKKNVRGIDMVVGAKGSPLQLILSAVFHMDAPTGNISMHEAEELIKHPLIKSGIPLSYGDSYQGYRIVGTDRQYPELYGAQLQEGRLWQEAFEVSLGATVAETLDLGIGDTFAGAHGLAEGGETHEGHLYEVVGIFGYTNSVLDQLILTATESVWDVHHHEEEAHQETEEAGHDHEEEHEQEKEITAMLINFRNPMGMIQMPRRVNEDTQMQAALPAFEINRLFSLMGVGIDTLNMIALVIMGVSGISVFISLYSALKDRQYEMALMRAYGASRGQLLFVVLQEGLLLSLLGFVLGMLFSRVGLLLVSAFMQEAYHYRFSGASLMAAEWWLLLVAMGIGLIASIIPAWQASSINISKTLSHAH, encoded by the coding sequence ATGAATATCACGAAATTAAGTGTAAAGAATATGCTCAGCAAACCTCTCAGCACCAGTATGAGCCTGATACTACTTACACTGGGGGTGGGGATGATTTCTTTGCTGATCCAGATTAACCATCATATTGAAGAGCAGATGAAAAAGAATGTAAGGGGAATTGATATGGTGGTAGGAGCCAAAGGAAGTCCGTTACAGCTTATTTTATCAGCCGTATTTCATATGGATGCCCCTACCGGAAATATCAGTATGCATGAAGCCGAAGAGCTGATAAAACATCCTCTTATCAAGTCAGGTATTCCTCTTTCCTATGGAGACAGTTATCAGGGGTATAGAATTGTAGGTACAGATCGGCAGTATCCTGAGCTGTATGGAGCACAGCTACAAGAAGGGCGTCTCTGGCAGGAAGCCTTTGAGGTAAGCCTGGGGGCTACAGTTGCCGAAACATTGGACTTAGGTATTGGAGATACTTTTGCCGGAGCGCATGGCCTGGCTGAAGGTGGCGAAACCCATGAGGGTCATCTTTATGAAGTGGTTGGCATATTCGGCTATACTAATTCTGTGCTGGACCAGTTAATTCTCACGGCTACCGAAAGTGTCTGGGATGTGCACCATCATGAGGAAGAAGCGCATCAGGAAACAGAAGAGGCCGGTCATGATCACGAAGAAGAACATGAGCAGGAGAAAGAAATTACGGCCATGCTGATCAACTTTCGCAACCCAATGGGCATGATACAGATGCCTCGTAGAGTCAATGAAGATACCCAGATGCAGGCAGCTCTCCCTGCTTTTGAGATCAACCGCCTGTTCAGTCTGATGGGAGTAGGCATAGACACACTGAATATGATCGCTTTGGTCATTATGGGCGTTTCAGGGATCAGTGTATTCATCAGTCTGTACAGTGCCCTCAAAGACCGGCAATACGAAATGGCCCTGATGAGAGCCTATGGCGCTTCCCGAGGGCAATTGTTGTTCGTAGTATTACAGGAAGGGCTGCTGCTTTCCCTGCTTGGCTTTGTACTAGGAATGCTTTTCAGCAGAGTGGGGTTGCTTCTGGTTTCCGCTTTTATGCAGGAAGCTTACCACTATCGCTTTTCCGGGGCCTCTCTCATGGCCGCTGAATGGTGGCTGTTGCTGGTGGCTATGGGGATCGGGCTGATCGCTTCCATCATTCCTGCCTGGCAGGCTTCTTCTATTAACATTTCTAAAACTTTATCTCATGCGCACTAA
- a CDS encoding DUF4625 domain-containing protein, which translates to MKKKLTIAFEKLILPFWVVSLLLVTACSDDDEPSATMPSIDEVEIGSGNNGIGVIGRDFHLNAEVVAGGTIDKVQININPIENETYTHDWSFEIAWDEFKGLKNSTIHKHFDIPEDAPEGKFDFIITITDENGTKLEETYEVNLIDPANLPVDPYLYLWDFFIKDGPYQYVNESLENPEDVTYAQGDTLKSSAQIKNVKGDGTMYLLFVKKSADHLPRIVDDIDFSKVIVYDVFQHENEEDVDYFSNVIFDGQGGFIRPSPEFTIGASVDNNAPESNPIDGEKAWENGEYYFGVVYTNSTYNISVYHYLGVTIEGF; encoded by the coding sequence ATGAAAAAGAAACTAACCATTGCCTTTGAAAAATTAATCCTGCCCTTTTGGGTAGTGTCCCTTTTGTTGGTAACCGCTTGTTCTGATGACGATGAACCATCGGCTACTATGCCCAGTATTGATGAAGTTGAGATTGGTTCCGGCAACAATGGCATTGGCGTAATCGGTCGAGATTTTCATCTTAATGCGGAAGTTGTAGCAGGAGGCACAATTGATAAGGTACAAATCAATATCAATCCCATTGAAAACGAGACGTACACTCATGACTGGTCCTTTGAGATTGCCTGGGATGAATTTAAAGGGCTTAAAAACAGTACCATTCACAAACATTTTGATATTCCTGAAGATGCCCCAGAAGGTAAGTTTGATTTTATCATCACTATAACCGATGAAAATGGAACAAAACTGGAAGAAACCTATGAAGTAAACCTGATTGACCCTGCAAATCTTCCGGTTGATCCCTATTTGTATTTATGGGACTTCTTTATAAAAGATGGACCTTATCAGTATGTGAATGAATCACTCGAAAACCCGGAAGATGTAACGTATGCTCAAGGGGATACCCTTAAATCTTCCGCACAAATCAAAAATGTGAAAGGAGATGGAACAATGTACCTTCTGTTTGTCAAGAAATCTGCAGACCATCTTCCAAGAATTGTAGATGATATTGATTTTTCAAAAGTGATTGTCTATGATGTTTTTCAACATGAAAATGAAGAAGATGTAGATTACTTTAGTAATGTTATATTCGACGGCCAGGGAGGATTTATTCGTCCTTCACCAGAATTTACAATAGGTGCATCAGTTGATAACAACGCTCCGGAATCTAATCCTATTGACGGTGAAAAAGCCTGGGAAAATGGGGAATATTACTTTGGTGTGGTGTACACCAATTCCACATATAACATAAGCGTATATCATTATTTGGGAGTTACTATAGAAGGATTTTAA
- a CDS encoding DUF4625 domain-containing protein, giving the protein MLKKNKHTVKNLQFSVVLRAMLLSSVFAFLVSCSEDDEPTPMAPVISNFEFGEGSQHGTGQVAYKGSDIHMEAEIMAEATVSSITVSIHGHDLTVAEGEEEWDFEQIFDDVAYQVINPTFHEHVDIPANIPAGEYHITLKVTDEAGNSTETEGELEIMDVIAYSDVSVDETVARGSDMHAEFMINAVHGVHHVIVDIHVDGITVGEGEEEWHYENEFEEGYHGETEVEFHEHIDIPANAPAGEYHIIFTIEDEEGNTKEFESHIEVTAS; this is encoded by the coding sequence ATGCTAAAAAAGAACAAACACACAGTTAAAAACCTGCAATTCTCAGTAGTCCTGAGAGCTATGCTCCTCTCTTCAGTATTCGCATTTTTAGTGTCCTGTAGTGAAGATGATGAACCTACACCTATGGCTCCGGTGATTTCTAATTTTGAATTTGGCGAAGGAAGTCAACACGGTACCGGCCAGGTAGCTTACAAAGGATCTGACATTCATATGGAAGCAGAAATTATGGCAGAAGCTACTGTAAGTAGCATTACTGTTTCTATACATGGGCACGACCTTACTGTGGCAGAAGGCGAAGAAGAGTGGGACTTTGAGCAGATTTTTGATGATGTTGCTTATCAGGTTATCAACCCTACTTTTCATGAGCATGTAGATATCCCGGCCAATATCCCCGCAGGGGAATACCATATTACGCTTAAAGTTACTGATGAAGCAGGAAATAGTACGGAAACTGAAGGAGAACTGGAGATCATGGATGTGATTGCCTACAGCGATGTTTCAGTAGACGAGACAGTAGCACGTGGCAGCGACATGCATGCAGAGTTTATGATCAATGCGGTACATGGCGTTCATCATGTCATTGTGGATATTCATGTAGATGGTATTACTGTAGGAGAAGGCGAAGAAGAGTGGCATTATGAAAATGAGTTTGAAGAAGGCTATCATGGGGAAACAGAGGTAGAATTTCATGAGCATATTGATATACCGGCTAATGCTCCTGCCGGTGAGTACCATATTATTTTCACCATAGAAGATGAAGAAGGAAATACGAAGGAGTTTGAATCACATATAGAAGTTACTGCTTCCTGA
- a CDS encoding DUF4625 domain-containing protein, translated as MNLLRNLLIYSLLPGLFLLSSCQYQEEIDTEYPVIDADFAETFPQQCSILTKGETFTFKARFTDNVQLGSFSIDIHHNFDHHTHSTEVNDCDMEPVKEAENPFLFIQNYPIPEGQREYVAEFEMEIPEDVDSGDYHFMIRLTDEEGWQTIRGISIKIE; from the coding sequence ATGAACTTACTCAGAAACCTATTGATCTATAGTCTATTGCCTGGACTGTTTCTACTGAGCAGTTGCCAGTACCAGGAAGAGATAGACACAGAATATCCGGTAATAGATGCGGATTTTGCAGAAACTTTTCCGCAACAGTGTAGCATTTTGACAAAGGGAGAAACCTTTACTTTCAAAGCCAGGTTTACCGACAATGTTCAACTGGGATCATTCAGCATTGACATCCATCATAATTTTGACCATCATACCCACAGTACGGAAGTCAACGACTGTGATATGGAGCCGGTGAAAGAGGCGGAGAATCCCTTTCTTTTCATACAAAACTATCCCATTCCGGAGGGGCAGCGTGAATATGTAGCAGAATTTGAGATGGAGATTCCTGAAGATGTGGATAGCGGAGATTACCACTTCATGATTCGACTGACAGATGAGGAAGGATGGCAAACCATACGAGGGATAAGCATCAAAATAGAGTAG
- a CDS encoding TonB-dependent receptor — translation MFKFFLVMLLSGIVVVASGQAVRIEGVVLDEQERPVEDAALRLSPGNKITTSNARGEFSFSGVSKMRYTLSVSHLGYTSQRIDVEAGSLNAPVFIHLSTSSRQLDEVVVEDDPFKRLKKEESLNIALVNDAFIRKNLGGSLMQSMERLPGINIIGIGSGQSKPLIRGLGFNRVVVVDKGVKHEGQQWGADHGLEIDQFAVHQAEVIKGAASFVYGSDAIGGAIDIKPEPVPPSQSLGGTVDVVGKSNNALFGTSINLYGRNDAWFFDTRMTYQDYGDYRVPTERVYVYDFAVDLHENQLRNSAGQETNLHLNTGFVRDSLRSIFYISHIHSKSGFFANAHGLEPRQVDTELHDKSGRDILYPWQQVNHLKLINKSTFHLNGHLLETELGYQHNFRQEFNQYVNHGYMPPTYPEETNIPQDLEREFDKQVYTANLRDYLWIGKHSLTMGLNAEHQDNTIGGWGFLVPAFRQTTLGAFVYDKYQWKENLLFHAALRYDFGHISMFHYQDWFTSDAEINGETVSLNVVRANDLTREFNSVVWSAGMNYNQDKFDLKANLGKSFRMPIAKELGANGVNYHYFSYERGNTDLDPERSYQADLGLSWTDQDWSVSLTPFFNYFSNYIYLNPTAEYDYLYGAGNQVFEYTQSRVVRYGGEIQLTGNLTKSLRFEFLGEYLYALQMSGDKRGYTLPFSPPPSALFNLSWSPQLNGTVQNPFFSVDYRLTSRQDNIVPPEKKTPGFQLLNVQAGAEVYLNTTPVTINLQVQNLLNTSYMNHTSFYRLIGLPEAGRNIILSLKIPFTIKHK, via the coding sequence ATGTTTAAATTCTTTTTAGTGATGTTGCTATCGGGTATTGTTGTAGTGGCATCAGGTCAGGCTGTGCGCATTGAGGGGGTAGTTCTTGACGAACAAGAGCGTCCGGTAGAAGACGCTGCCCTCAGACTTTCTCCGGGAAACAAAATCACCACGAGTAATGCCCGAGGAGAATTTAGCTTCTCAGGAGTCAGCAAAATGAGGTATACCCTCTCTGTTAGCCACCTGGGCTATACGTCTCAGCGCATTGATGTTGAGGCAGGCAGCCTGAATGCGCCCGTGTTTATTCATCTTAGCACTTCTTCACGTCAACTGGATGAAGTTGTAGTGGAAGACGATCCATTTAAGCGCCTCAAAAAAGAAGAATCACTTAACATAGCGTTGGTCAATGACGCTTTTATCCGGAAAAACTTAGGTGGTAGCCTGATGCAATCCATGGAGCGACTCCCAGGGATCAATATCATCGGCATTGGTTCAGGACAATCCAAACCATTAATTCGGGGGCTTGGCTTCAACAGAGTGGTAGTGGTAGATAAAGGGGTAAAGCACGAAGGCCAGCAGTGGGGCGCAGATCATGGTTTGGAGATTGATCAGTTTGCGGTGCATCAGGCAGAAGTCATCAAAGGTGCGGCTTCTTTTGTTTATGGTTCTGATGCTATCGGTGGGGCGATAGATATCAAGCCTGAACCAGTGCCTCCCTCTCAATCGCTGGGCGGGACAGTGGATGTGGTAGGCAAAAGCAACAATGCGCTATTCGGAACTTCCATCAACCTGTATGGACGAAATGATGCCTGGTTTTTTGACACCCGCATGACGTATCAGGATTATGGGGATTACCGGGTGCCTACCGAGCGGGTCTATGTGTATGACTTTGCCGTAGACCTGCATGAAAATCAACTGCGCAACTCAGCAGGGCAGGAAACTAACCTCCACCTGAATACAGGTTTTGTCCGTGATAGCCTGCGATCTATTTTTTACATCAGCCATATCCATAGCAAAAGCGGTTTTTTTGCCAACGCCCATGGCCTGGAACCCAGACAGGTGGATACCGAACTGCATGACAAATCCGGACGTGACATATTGTACCCCTGGCAGCAGGTCAACCATCTTAAGCTCATCAACAAAAGTACATTTCACCTAAACGGTCACCTGCTGGAAACGGAACTGGGCTATCAGCACAACTTCCGTCAGGAGTTTAATCAATACGTCAACCACGGTTACATGCCACCTACCTATCCGGAGGAAACGAACATACCTCAGGATTTGGAAAGAGAGTTTGATAAGCAAGTCTATACGGCCAACCTGAGAGATTATCTGTGGATAGGTAAACATAGCCTGACCATGGGTCTGAATGCAGAACATCAGGACAATACCATTGGCGGATGGGGTTTTCTGGTACCTGCCTTCCGTCAGACTACGCTGGGAGCCTTTGTATATGATAAGTATCAATGGAAAGAAAATTTGTTGTTTCACGCTGCCTTGCGCTATGACTTTGGCCATATCAGCATGTTTCATTATCAGGACTGGTTTACTTCAGATGCAGAAATAAATGGCGAAACTGTTTCCCTCAATGTTGTCAGGGCCAATGACCTTACTCGTGAGTTCAATAGTGTGGTATGGTCAGCCGGAATGAATTACAACCAAGATAAATTTGATTTGAAAGCTAACCTTGGCAAAAGTTTCAGGATGCCTATTGCCAAAGAACTGGGTGCCAATGGTGTGAATTATCATTATTTCAGCTACGAACGGGGCAATACCGACCTGGACCCGGAACGGTCTTATCAGGCAGATCTGGGCCTGAGCTGGACAGATCAGGATTGGTCAGTATCTTTAACGCCTTTCTTCAATTATTTTTCTAATTACATCTACCTCAATCCCACTGCTGAATATGATTATCTCTATGGAGCGGGAAATCAGGTCTTTGAATATACACAGAGCAGAGTGGTACGCTACGGGGGGGAAATACAGCTTACAGGGAATCTTACTAAAAGCCTGCGCTTTGAATTTTTGGGTGAATACCTGTATGCGCTGCAAATGTCAGGCGATAAAAGGGGCTATACCCTTCCTTTTTCTCCACCTCCATCGGCTTTGTTTAACCTGAGTTGGTCGCCCCAACTTAACGGTACTGTGCAAAATCCATTTTTCTCTGTTGACTATCGCCTCACCTCCCGGCAAGACAATATTGTGCCGCCTGAGAAAAAAACACCAGGCTTTCAACTGCTCAATGTGCAGGCAGGCGCTGAGGTATATCTGAATACTACACCTGTTACCATCAATCTGCAGGTGCAAAACCTGCTCAATACCAGCTATATGAATCATACCAGTTTTTACCGGCTGATCGGGCTGCCCGAGGCCGGTAGAAATATCATTTTGTCTTTGAAAATACCTTTTACAATTAAACACAAATAA
- a CDS encoding DUF3299 domain-containing protein, whose amino-acid sequence MRTKMIIVMMFMFSTIHVFSQSKINWRVLANIEYVERYVAAEDFYGYLPEFSDELKALEGKEVSIKGFMLPIDPDNNMFLLSQNPFASCFFCGGGGPESVVELNLKPGHPNFRMDQVVTMKGKLRLNNEDFEQMMYILDEAEVVEIPEY is encoded by the coding sequence ATGCGCACTAAAATGATCATCGTGATGATGTTTATGTTTAGCACCATCCACGTTTTTTCTCAATCTAAAATCAACTGGAGAGTGCTTGCCAACATAGAGTATGTGGAAAGATACGTAGCGGCTGAGGACTTCTATGGCTATCTTCCCGAATTTAGTGATGAGCTAAAAGCCCTGGAGGGAAAAGAAGTTTCTATCAAAGGTTTTATGCTTCCTATAGATCCTGATAACAATATGTTTCTTCTTTCGCAGAATCCTTTTGCTTCTTGCTTTTTTTGCGGAGGAGGAGGGCCGGAGTCAGTGGTTGAGTTAAATTTAAAGCCCGGTCATCCCAATTTCCGCATGGATCAGGTGGTGACTATGAAGGGTAAACTTAGGTTGAACAACGAAGATTTTGAACAAATGATGTATATATTGGATGAAGCTGAAGTAGTAGAAATCCCTGAATACTAA
- a CDS encoding ABC transporter ATP-binding protein, producing the protein MFSTASLKFAYHTAPPFHFPDIRLVDGEHLLILGESGIGKTTMLHLMAGILKAQSGAIEVDGTNICTLSSQKLDRYRGQHIGLIFQRPHFIHALSLQENLSLIQHLGGVSKDSKRIKHVLDRLGIGHKLHQKPHQLSQGEQQRAAIAMAIVNQPSLILADEPTSSLDDKNCFKVAALLKEQATATGAHLIIITHDQRLKTLFQKSITL; encoded by the coding sequence ATGTTTAGCACTGCATCCTTAAAGTTTGCTTACCATACTGCTCCGCCATTTCATTTTCCTGATATAAGGCTGGTGGATGGTGAACATTTACTGATCTTGGGTGAGTCCGGAATAGGCAAAACCACCATGCTTCACCTGATGGCAGGGATATTAAAGGCACAGTCGGGAGCCATTGAAGTGGATGGAACCAATATCTGCACCTTATCTTCTCAGAAGCTGGACCGTTATCGGGGGCAGCACATAGGATTGATTTTTCAACGCCCTCATTTTATACATGCTTTATCGCTTCAGGAAAACCTGAGTCTGATACAACACCTGGGAGGCGTTTCCAAAGACAGCAAGCGCATCAAACATGTACTGGATCGTCTGGGTATCGGGCACAAACTGCATCAAAAACCGCATCAGTTGAGTCAGGGAGAGCAGCAGCGGGCGGCAATTGCGATGGCCATTGTCAATCAGCCTTCACTCATACTGGCCGATGAACCTACTTCCAGCCTGGATGATAAAAACTGTTTTAAAGTGGCAGCATTGCTGAAAGAACAGGCTACCGCCACTGGCGCTCATCTGATCATCATTACCCATGATCAACGTCTGAAGACCCTATTTCAAAAGTCAATTACCTTATGA